The following are encoded together in the Brassica napus cultivar Da-Ae chromosome A9, Da-Ae, whole genome shotgun sequence genome:
- the LOC111200872 gene encoding restin homolog, with translation MKGIKEENVVNEFRVRGECLHSALDKVNAHASDVLLFSVQWKDLNEYLESVKGKLKERFRELESKEVELKGQSFALEERAKVVEEAEAKVADLEMKSDGIRMDVEAMKKELNFFTKQVEVSVGESNAEEARLSQLRRLVEECEEERMLKESQLGLKGEELAKLETDIERCCAEVSAEMERLRGAQIHRRQLDEEVERKTKDLALVQSKLEECEKMFETRSSELVETQDELECKREDLGQLEAELERHRVKVITEKDHWERTRDHGRELEEEISRKKKELESVIEQLDSKQKLLETQSSELVSKEKEFEALSLDIGLSEQKVMSLNNDMKEICQRVESKGKELEKVQRLIKERSVHCESLKLLIEERSEELDSKVKQHDEITDDIRKLSLEIVFKEKTLKRAEVFIQQLSEKQDSAEEKLDSTRRDLASCIDEHESMERDLISVKDIYRECLEDLEIKEKELKCVESILTERNKQVEEREKMMQHLNSSIEKLMGQLKLKQEEVCSIKKTIKECSRELKAKRKHRDKVQSTLTDLIAELKSTESQLSSVKQKIQDSLKDFQGLELKEKELSAREARIDHKAQQLISTEQKLPKSSKKTELKAKKQGNTVQQADLVRDANVRDEKTLQLLLRGHLKKRDQLHLDVLSSIKRSSDPAKLVLETVNGLYAAHQRTEATNLDPKSVQRSSICLLECLMDMSPNPTAEVQGEAFKFATEWKNITLVEAENPVEVLEFLNFLAAFSFAYAFDADQVQSLFDVDFLCKYGLSLCKALGVSALAPVNNNVLSLEDKPEQQPREAPVINSSDPCSLDVQQSIASPHLPDEDSLRDIEDSTSFSPNEVSTKLRMLKYPGRFVLTCLDDALIGARRRGELSLAEPIVKTFVPLLEELARGVVSTDDPGLQSDATKVAREWVRMMGASVEKSELEVWAFLQFIVAFGLRIQPDQNLQLASRVTHFKQAPRLFQSLGLSDAIPNFVTQLLDKAIYIPAIRFMLYFNVTNNFSPLEFLKEQIISLRRSAKQKRTTHESQADAATMRDIMELIEDFQLEIDIPVALILRFMVPRDIHNLPVQASDTVFQSSCIATDGSNPSHPTIFDAAPDQPVNVETYEAGGSTEFQGQSSHQAGSKRPRVVEDPEGSRPVIRPCFNRPPGSG, from the exons ATGAAGGGGATTAAGGAGGAGAACGTGGTGAACGAGTTTAGGGTGAGGGGTGAGTGTCTGCATAGCGCGTTGGACAAGGTTAACGCTCATGCTTCCGACGTGCTTCTCTTCAGTGTTCAGTGGAAAGACTTGAATGAGTATCTGGAATCAGTCAAAGGTAAATTAAAGGAGAGGTTCAGGGAGTTAGAGTCCAAGGAGGTTGAGTTGAAAGGTCAAAGCTTTGCACTTGAGGAGAGGGCTAAAGTGGTTGAAGAAGCTGAAGCTAAGGTTGCTGATTTGGAGATGAAATCTGATGGGATTCGGATGGATGTTGAAGCAATGAAGAAAGAGCTTAACTTTTTTACTAAACAGGTTGAAGTTTCTGTAGGCGAGTCTAACGCGGAGGAAGCGAGACTGTCTCAGCTTAGGAGATTGGTGGAAGAGTGTGAGGAAGAGAGAATGTTGAAGGAGAGTCAGCTTGGTTTGAAAGGTGAAGAGCTAGCAAAGTTGGAGACTGATATTGAGAGGTGTTGTGCTGAGGTCAGCGCAGAGATGGAGAGATTGCGTGGAGCTCAAATTCACAGGAGACAGTTAGATGAGGAAGTTGAGAGGAAGACGAAAGATCTCGCATTGGTTCAGAGCAAGCTTGAGGAATGTGAGAAGATGTTTGAGACAAGGTCCTCAGAGCTGGTTGAGACTCAGGATGAGCTTGAATGTAAGCGAGAAGATTTAGGACAGTTGGAAGCTGAGCTTGAAAGGCATCGCGTTAAGGTCATCACAGAGAAGGATCATTGGGAGAGGACGCGAGATCACGGTAGAGAACTGGAAGAGGAGATatcaagaaagaagaaagagctTGAATCGGTGATAGAACAACTAGATTCCAAACAGAAGCTGCTTGAGACACAGTCATCTGAACTTGTCTCTAAGGAGAAAGAGTTTGAAGCTCTTAGTCTGGACATTGGATTGAGTGAGCAGAAGGTCATGTCCCTAAATAACGACATGAAGGAGATTTGCCAACGAGTGGAATCAAAAGGCAAGGAGCTGGAGAAGGTTCAAAGGCTAATTAAGGAAAGGAGTGTGCATTGTGAGTCACTCAAGCTGTTGATTGAGGAACGCAGTGAAGAACTTGATTCTAAAGTGAAGCAACATGATGAGATAACAGATGATATTCGGAAGTTATCCTTGGAGATTGTCTTTAAAGAGAAGACACTGAAAAGAGCTGAAGTTTTTATCCAGCAGCTCTCTGAGAAACAAGATTCGGCAGAGGAAAAACTGGATTCGACTAGAAGAGATCTGGCAAGTTGCATTGACGAACATGAGTCAATGGAGAGAGACCTTATCTCTGTGAAGGATATATATAGAGAGTGCCTCGAAGATCTGGAGATCAAGGAGAAGGAGTTGAAGTGTGTAGAATCAATACTCACTGAGAGAAATAAACAAGTTGAGGAACGAGAGAAGATGATGCAACATTTGAATAGCTCCATTGAGAAACTTATGGGACAGCTCAAGTTGAAACAAGAAGAGGTTTGTTCAATCAAAAAGACCATCAAGGAATGCTCCCGTGAGTTGAAGGCTAAGAGGAAACACCGTGATAAGGTTCAAAGCACACTTACTGATCTTATTGCTGAGCTCAAGTCAACAGAAAGCCAACTTAGCTCTGTCAAACAAAAGATTCAAGACAGCTTGAAAGACTTTCAAGGGCTTGAACTGAAAGAGAAAGAGCTTAGTGCTCGGGAGGCAAGGATTGATCACAAGGCTCAGCAACTGATATCAACAGAACAGAAGTTGCCAAAATCCTCTAAGAAAACTGAGCTGAAAGCAAAGAAACAAGGCAACACGGTTCAACAAGCTGACCTTGTACGAGACGCTAACGTACGCGACGAGAAAACTTTGCAGTTACTCTTACGTGGGCATCTGAAGAAACGTGATCAGCTTCATCTCGACGTCTTGTCTTCTATTAAAAGATCTTCTGACCCGGCAAAGCTTGTGTTAGAGACAGTAAATGGGCTCTACGCAGCTCACCAAAGGACAGAAGCTACAAATCTTGATCCAAAGAGTGTTCAAAGGAGTAGCATCTGCTTGCTAGAATGCTTGATGGATATGTCACCAAACCCCACAGCTGAAGTACAAGGAGAAGCTTTCAAGTTTGCCACTGAATGGAAGAACATAACTCTGGTTGAGGCAGAGAATCCAGTGGAGGTGTTGGAGTTTCTAAACTTTCTTGCTGCATTCAGTTTCGCATATGCTTTTGATGCTGACCAAGTCCAAAGTCTTTTTGATGTTGACTTCCTTTGCAAATATGGTCTCAGTCTATGCAAAGCTCTTGGAGTATCAGCTCTAGCACCTG tcaACAATAATGTGCTATCATTGGAAGATAAGCCTGAGCAGCAGCCCCGTGAAGCACCAGTCATCAATAGTAGTGATCCATGCTCCTTGGATGTCCAACAAAGCATAGCTTCACCTCATTTGCCTGATGAAGATTCTCTTAGGGACATTGAGGACTCAACTTCTTTTTCACCGAATGAAGTCTCAACTAAACTTCGAATGCTTAAATATCCAGGCAGGTTTGTTCTAACTTGTCTCGATGATGCACTCATTGGCGCTCGTAGGAGAGGGGAATTGAGTTTAGCAGAGCCTATAGTCAAGACTTTTGTTCCCCTTCTGGAGGAGCTGGCACGTGGTGTAGTCTCTACTGATGATCCTGGTCTACAGTCTGATGCAACCAAAGTGGCACGTGAATGGGTGAGGATGATGGGAGCTAGTGTTGAAAAGTCAGAGCTTGAGGTTTGGGCTTTTCTGCAATTCATTGTGGCGTTTGGATTGCGGATTCAACCAGATCAAAATTTACAACTCGCCTCGCGTGTTACTCACTTCAAACAGGCTCCAAGACTCTTCCAATCTCTTGGTCTCAGTGATGCCATCCCAA ATTTTGTCACACAGCTCCTTGACAAAGCCATCTATATTCCGGCAATTCGGTTTATGCTTTACTTCAACGTGACAAACAACTTCTCTCCCCTGGAGTTCTTGAAGGAACAGATCATCAGTCTCAGACGCTCAGCCAAGCAAAAGAGAACAACACATGAATCACAG GCTGACGCTGCTACAATGAGGGACATAATGGAACTCATTGAAGACTTCCAGCTGGAAATTGACATTCCTGTGGCTCTTATCCTCAGATTCATGGTTCCTCGGGACATTCATAACCTTCCAGTTCAGGCTTCAGACACAGTCTTTCAAAGCTCATGCATTGCCACTGATGGCTCAAACCCGAGCCATCCAACAATCTTTGATGCGGCACCAGATCAACCTGTTAACGTGGAAACATATGAAGCTGGTGGTTCAACTGAGTTCCAAGGTCAATCTTCACATCAAGCTGGTTCTAAACGTCCAAGGGTGGTGGAGGATCCTGAGGGTTCTAGACCGGTGATTAGACCTTGCTTCAATCGACCACCAGGATCTGGCTGA
- the LOC111200871 gene encoding acyl carrier protein 5, chloroplastic has product MATSFSFSISMQARVSATTTRFCLQKPASIFHNGKTNLSFSQRHPIPARLAISCAVKQETVEKVSEIVKKQLSLAEDQKVTARTKFTELGADSLDTVEIVMGLEEEFGITMAEERAKEIATVQHAAELIEELIQQKTA; this is encoded by the exons ATGGCTACAAGTTTCAGCTTCTCAATCTCTATGCAAGCTCGTGTCTCG GCTACAACAACAAGATTCTGTCTTCAGAAACCGGCTTCCATTTTCCATAATGGAAAGACTAATCTCTCATTCAGTCAAAGACATCCCATCCCTGCTCGCCTGGCAATCTCTTGTGCA GTCAAGCAAGAGACGGTGGAGAAAGTGTCTGAGATTGTGAAGAAGCAATTGTCTCTCGCCGAGGATCAAAAAGTCACAGCCAGAACCAAGTTTACCGAACTTGGAGCTGATTCTCTTGACACG GTGGAGATAGTAATGGGTTTGGAGGAAGAGTTCGGGATAACAATGGCGGAAGAAAGAGCAAAGGAGATTGCAACAGTCCAACACGCTGCTGAACTCATTGAAGAACTCATCCAACAGAAAACCGCTTAA
- the LOC111200869 gene encoding protein CANDIDATE G-PROTEIN COUPLED RECEPTOR 8-like, producing the protein MRFLEELPLSPSLITQLNPNSTAKGYGGGWVDRCHGFLHNTLLVAASLFFVGYLAYEARKSFSKLSNRRSFIMIGYYASLWLVSLLNLAWCCLQGWECSPGKEVAWNLLTLFTTSGMLFLEVSLVAFLFQGNYASGAEALTRTFLISGFVIALDLLLKAIYVFGFGVSLFIDNNENVQKYKWGLWVIHKLLLTGVYGMIFLMYNSSWRERLPARPAFYKYITIMFALYGLYLIASAFSANGAHFGFWLYGVMSVCYHALYLPLLYITFLADFFQEEDLNLENVYYSEMKDAGFFDADWE; encoded by the exons ATGCGATTCCTCGAGGAACTACCGCTGTCTCCTTCTCTGATTACACAGCTAAACCCTAATTCAACCGCCAAAGGCTACGGCGGCGGATGGGTCGATAGGTGCCATGGGTTTCTACACAACACGCTTCTCGTCGCTGCTTCTCTCTTCTTCGTGGGTTACTTAGCTTACGAGGCGAGGAAGAGCTTCTCCAAGCTCTCGAATCGGAGATCTTTCATCATGATCGGTTACTACGCCTCTCTCTGGCTCGTTAGCTTGCTCAATCTTGCTTGGTGCTGCCTCCAG GGTTGGGAATGCTCCCCTGGGAAGGAAGTAGCGTGGAATCTGTTGACTTTGTTCACAACATCTGGAATGCTGTTCTTGGAAGTAAGCTTGGTGGCGTTTCTTTTCCAGGGAAACTATGCAAGCGGAGCAGAAGCGTTAACTAGAACTTTCCTAATCTCGGGGTTTGTTATAGCTCTCGATTTGCTTCTCAAG GCGATTTACGTCTTTGGATTTGGTGTGTCGTTGTTCATTgacaacaatgagaatgtaCAAAAGTACAAATGGGG ATTATGGGTCATTCACAAGCTTTTACTCACTGGCGTTTATGGGATGATATTTTTGATGTACAACTCTAGCTGGAGAGAAAGATTACCTG CAAGGCCTGCCTTTTACAAGTACATAACCATCATGTTCGCCTTGTATGGACTCTACCTAATTGCATCTGCGTTTTCTGCAAACGGCGCTCATTTTGGATTCTG GTTGTATGGGGTCATGAGTGTCTGCTACCACGCCTTATACCTTCCTCTTCTTTACATTACTTTTCTCGCAGATTTTTTCCAG GAAGAAGATCTAAACTTGGAGAATGTATACTACTCAGAGATGAAGGATGCTGGCTTTTTCGATGCTGATTGGGAATAG